The Oryzias melastigma strain HK-1 linkage group LG13, ASM292280v2, whole genome shotgun sequence genome window below encodes:
- the tmprss5 gene encoding transmembrane protease serine 5 isoform X1, translating into MSLDGDALSVIENPGAVNHHFPGEATTAVVGAKGVHGWLKGVHSTTHAHRLVRLLAALCAVGLLGGVVVGVWFLVKFLMRPSSSQTPVGLGDTKETTFCNVTEEVSVTDPRKVFYRISPENSLLEIQMEKLPTWLPVCYDRWNSSLGTLVCKQLGYLRLTKHKGVNLTDIGPNHTDGFIQITADHRSSLESLWQFRRSCSTGKVIALQCFECGTRAKLPRIIGGAEAALGRWPWQVSLYYSSRHTCGGSIITRQWIVTAAHCVHNYRLPQVSSWVVYTGIVTRSSAKMLQHSGHAVEKIIYNKNYNHRSHDSDIALIKLRTPLNFSDTIRPVCLPQYKYDLPGGTQCWISGWGYTQPDGVQSPDTLKEAPVPLISTKKCNSSCMYNGEITPRMLCAGYTEGKVDACQGDSGGPLVCQDDGVWRLVGVVSWGTGCAEPNHPGVYTKVAEFLGWIYEMIENY; encoded by the exons ATG AGTCTTGATGGAGATGCGTTATCAGTGATTGAGAACCCTGGAGCCGTCAATCATCATTTTCCCGGAGAAGCAACAACAGCCGTTGTGGGGGCCAAAGGAGTCCATGGCTGGTTGAAGGGCGTCCACTCCACGACTCATG cTCACAGACTGGTGAGGCTGCTGGCAGCGCTGTGTGCAGTTGGACTTCTGGGAGGCGTAGTTGTCGGTGTCTGGTTTTTAG TCAAGTTCCTGATGAGGCCGTCCTCTTCCCAAACACCAGTAGGACTCGGGGACACAAAGGAAACAACTTTCTGCAACGTAACCGAGGAAGTTTCTGTCACTGACCCGAGGAAag tgttttaTAGAATCAGCCCAGAGAACTCCCTCCTGGAGATCCAGATGGAGAAGCTGCCTACCTGGCTGCCAGTCTGCTATGATAGGTGGAACTCCTCCCTGGGAACGCTGGTCTGCAAACAGCTGGGTTATCTGAG ACTCACCAAGCATAAAGGAGTCAATCTGACAGATATCGGGCCAAACCACACGGACGGCTTCATACAAATTACTGCCGACCACAGAAGCAGTCTGGAGAGTCTGTGGCAGTTCAG gaggagctgcagcacagGGAAGGTGATCGCTTTGCAGTGTTTCG AGTGTGGGACGAGAGCAAAGCTGCCCAGGATAATAGGGGGAGCTGAGGCGGCGCTGGGCAGGTGGCCCTGGCAGGTCAGTCTGTACTACAGCAGCCGTCACACCTGCGGAGGCTCCATCATCACCCGTCAGTGGATAGTCACAGCTGCCCACTGTGTGCACAA CTACAGGCTACCTCAGGTGTCCAGCTGGGTGGTCTACACGGGCATCGTGACCCGCAGCTCGGCGAAAATGCTTCAACACTCAGGACACGCGGTGGAGAAGATCATCTACAACAAGAACTACAACCACAGGAGCCATGACAGCGACATAGCGCTGATAAAGCTGCGGACGCCGCTCAACTTCTCAG ATACGATTAGGCCTGTCTGCCTGCCTCAGTATAAGTACGATCTGCCAGGTGGAACGCAGTGCTGGATTTCTGGATGGGGATACACACAGCCGGATGGCG TTCAGTCACCTGACACCCTGAAAGAGGCGCCAGTTCCTTTAATAAGCACTAAGAAGTGCAACAGCTCCTGCATGTACAATGGAGAGATCACGCCGCGGATGCTTTGTGCGGGATACACTGAAGGAAAGGTGGATGCCTGTCAG GGAGACAGCGGGGGTCCTCTGGTTTGCCAGGATGATGGCGTGTGGAGGCTGGTCGGGGTCGTCAGCTGGGGGACGGGCTGTGCCGAGCCAAACCATCCGGGGGTTTACACCAAGGTGGCTGAATTCTTGGGCTGGATTTATGAGATGATCGAG AATTACTGA
- the tmprss5 gene encoding transmembrane protease serine 5 isoform X2 produces MEKLPTWLPVCYDRWNSSLGTLVCKQLGYLRLTKHKGVNLTDIGPNHTDGFIQITADHRSSLESLWQFRRSCSTGKVIALQCFECGTRAKLPRIIGGAEAALGRWPWQVSLYYSSRHTCGGSIITRQWIVTAAHCVHNYRLPQVSSWVVYTGIVTRSSAKMLQHSGHAVEKIIYNKNYNHRSHDSDIALIKLRTPLNFSDTIRPVCLPQYKYDLPGGTQCWISGWGYTQPDGVQSPDTLKEAPVPLISTKKCNSSCMYNGEITPRMLCAGYTEGKVDACQGDSGGPLVCQDDGVWRLVGVVSWGTGCAEPNHPGVYTKVAEFLGWIYEMIENY; encoded by the exons ATGGAGAAGCTGCCTACCTGGCTGCCAGTCTGCTATGATAGGTGGAACTCCTCCCTGGGAACGCTGGTCTGCAAACAGCTGGGTTATCTGAG ACTCACCAAGCATAAAGGAGTCAATCTGACAGATATCGGGCCAAACCACACGGACGGCTTCATACAAATTACTGCCGACCACAGAAGCAGTCTGGAGAGTCTGTGGCAGTTCAG gaggagctgcagcacagGGAAGGTGATCGCTTTGCAGTGTTTCG AGTGTGGGACGAGAGCAAAGCTGCCCAGGATAATAGGGGGAGCTGAGGCGGCGCTGGGCAGGTGGCCCTGGCAGGTCAGTCTGTACTACAGCAGCCGTCACACCTGCGGAGGCTCCATCATCACCCGTCAGTGGATAGTCACAGCTGCCCACTGTGTGCACAA CTACAGGCTACCTCAGGTGTCCAGCTGGGTGGTCTACACGGGCATCGTGACCCGCAGCTCGGCGAAAATGCTTCAACACTCAGGACACGCGGTGGAGAAGATCATCTACAACAAGAACTACAACCACAGGAGCCATGACAGCGACATAGCGCTGATAAAGCTGCGGACGCCGCTCAACTTCTCAG ATACGATTAGGCCTGTCTGCCTGCCTCAGTATAAGTACGATCTGCCAGGTGGAACGCAGTGCTGGATTTCTGGATGGGGATACACACAGCCGGATGGCG TTCAGTCACCTGACACCCTGAAAGAGGCGCCAGTTCCTTTAATAAGCACTAAGAAGTGCAACAGCTCCTGCATGTACAATGGAGAGATCACGCCGCGGATGCTTTGTGCGGGATACACTGAAGGAAAGGTGGATGCCTGTCAG GGAGACAGCGGGGGTCCTCTGGTTTGCCAGGATGATGGCGTGTGGAGGCTGGTCGGGGTCGTCAGCTGGGGGACGGGCTGTGCCGAGCCAAACCATCCGGGGGTTTACACCAAGGTGGCTGAATTCTTGGGCTGGATTTATGAGATGATCGAG AATTACTGA